In Treponema sp. OMZ 798, the following proteins share a genomic window:
- the gcvPA gene encoding aminomethyl-transferring glycine dehydrogenase subunit GcvPA, with protein MSNYIPHSAEETKEMLDLIGVKSIDDLYGFECKDCKTVDVGEGRTQAEVEKFFQNLSSENTVFKSILRGAGAYNHYAPAAVRHLASREEFLTAYTPYQPEMNQGELQAGFEYQSMICELTGMDVSNASVYDGGTAVADAIVMSLGRKQNKVLISECVEPSSIEIAKTYLKHSGVEFVMIPKDGYKTDVSKIKDLLDESVGAVIMQQPNRFGTLEDCEAVGKMVEGTKTQFVMSCNPVSLAILKTPKECGASIALGEGQALGLPLGAGGPYLGFLSTIEANMRKIPGRIIGQSTDHDGRRAFVLTLQAREQHIRREKASSSICSNQALCALRASMFMTAYGKEGLKTVANVSLSNAHYFADELKKIGLTVKNNGEFFHEFVTDGKGKADAILSNLEKNGVLGGLKICDDAILWCTTDVLSKCELDKAVKIIKEVL; from the coding sequence ATGTCAAATTATATTCCTCACTCAGCTGAGGAAACAAAAGAGATGCTTGATCTCATCGGTGTCAAATCTATTGATGACTTATACGGTTTTGAATGTAAGGACTGTAAAACGGTTGATGTAGGCGAGGGCAGAACTCAAGCAGAAGTTGAAAAGTTTTTTCAAAATTTAAGCAGTGAGAACACTGTTTTTAAATCGATATTAAGAGGAGCCGGTGCTTACAACCATTATGCTCCCGCAGCCGTAAGACACTTGGCTTCAAGGGAAGAGTTCTTAACGGCATACACACCTTATCAGCCTGAAATGAATCAGGGCGAGCTTCAAGCAGGTTTTGAATATCAGTCAATGATCTGCGAGCTTACCGGAATGGATGTTTCCAATGCCAGCGTTTATGACGGAGGCACGGCAGTCGCAGATGCTATAGTTATGTCCTTAGGACGAAAACAAAACAAGGTTTTAATTTCCGAATGTGTTGAACCCAGCTCAATCGAAATTGCTAAGACCTATTTAAAACACAGCGGTGTCGAATTTGTAATGATTCCGAAAGACGGTTATAAAACCGATGTTTCAAAGATTAAGGATCTTTTGGATGAAAGCGTTGGAGCCGTTATTATGCAGCAGCCCAATCGCTTCGGTACACTCGAAGATTGTGAAGCTGTAGGAAAAATGGTAGAAGGCACCAAAACCCAGTTTGTAATGAGCTGTAACCCCGTTTCTTTGGCAATCTTAAAAACACCGAAAGAATGCGGTGCTTCAATTGCTTTGGGCGAAGGACAAGCCTTAGGTCTTCCTCTTGGAGCAGGCGGCCCCTATCTAGGCTTCCTTTCTACAATCGAAGCCAATATGCGAAAAATCCCCGGAAGAATCATCGGACAGTCAACCGACCATGACGGCAGAAGAGCCTTTGTTCTAACTCTTCAAGCCAGAGAACAGCATATCAGACGCGAAAAAGCAAGCTCAAGTATCTGTTCTAACCAAGCTCTTTGTGCTTTGAGGGCTTCTATGTTTATGACCGCCTACGGAAAAGAAGGATTAAAAACCGTTGCAAATGTTTCTTTAAGCAATGCGCACTATTTTGCCGATGAGCTTAAAAAAATCGGTTTAACCGTAAAAAATAACGGCGAGTTCTTCCATGAGTTCGTAACGGACGGAAAGGGAAAGGCCGATGCAATTCTTTCAAATCTTGAAAAAAACGGCGTTTTAGGCGGTTTAAAGATTTGCGATGATGCCATTCTTTGGTGTACAACAGATGTTCTTTCAAAATGCGAACTTGACAAGGCCGTAAAAATCATTAAGGAGGTATTGTAA
- the lpdA gene encoding dihydrolipoyl dehydrogenase, with protein MYDLIVLGGGPGGYVAAIKAGRAGLKTALIEKNRLGGTCLNKGCIPTKYLLHTAEVFGSFAENDLGLSGENLKYDINSIYEKKNAVIDKLVGGIEKIIENAGVDFFNGEGKITSKSSVNVDGKELEFKNLIIATGSSVFAPPIAGIETALTSDDILGKEPVDFKSVIIIGGGVIGVEFATMYANLGKEVTIVELEKTILPPFDRDIAMQQALVLKKKGVKIINGAMVTKIEKTGCTFTLKEKEEHITADAVIVCIGRIAEIKDIGLEAAGIEHDKRGIITDACMKTNVDGIYAIGDAVKGNVMLAHNAENQGHLVVENIVNNTKHEKTDVIPSCVYSTPEIAGVGLSEKEAEAKGITVKIGKVPMGSNGKSVLSGLDVGFIKVLFNEEDRLVGCQMMCDSATDMIGAIGTLVTNKAKRENILKSMYPHPTVVEAFYEAVEDVEKSATHMIYKK; from the coding sequence ATGTATGATTTAATTGTTTTGGGCGGAGGCCCGGGCGGCTATGTTGCTGCCATAAAAGCAGGGAGGGCAGGGTTAAAAACCGCTCTTATCGAAAAAAACAGGCTGGGAGGAACCTGTCTAAATAAGGGCTGTATTCCTACAAAATACCTTCTTCATACAGCCGAAGTATTCGGAAGCTTTGCCGAAAACGATCTAGGTCTTTCAGGTGAAAACTTAAAATACGATATAAATTCCATCTACGAGAAAAAAAATGCCGTTATCGATAAACTTGTAGGCGGAATCGAAAAAATAATCGAAAATGCCGGGGTCGATTTTTTTAACGGCGAAGGCAAAATCACTTCAAAATCTTCTGTAAACGTAGACGGAAAAGAACTTGAGTTTAAAAACCTGATAATCGCAACAGGCTCTTCCGTATTCGCTCCTCCCATAGCCGGAATCGAAACGGCTTTAACCTCAGACGATATTTTGGGAAAAGAACCTGTCGATTTTAAGAGTGTCATCATAATCGGAGGCGGCGTTATCGGTGTAGAATTCGCTACAATGTACGCTAATTTAGGAAAAGAAGTAACCATCGTCGAACTTGAAAAAACAATCCTTCCTCCCTTTGACAGGGATATTGCAATGCAGCAAGCCCTTGTTCTAAAAAAGAAGGGTGTAAAGATAATAAACGGTGCCATGGTAACAAAAATCGAGAAAACCGGCTGTACCTTTACACTTAAAGAAAAAGAAGAACATATCACAGCCGATGCCGTAATCGTATGTATCGGCCGAATTGCAGAAATAAAAGACATCGGCCTTGAGGCTGCCGGAATTGAGCATGATAAGAGAGGTATAATTACAGATGCCTGTATGAAGACAAATGTCGACGGCATTTATGCTATTGGAGATGCAGTAAAAGGAAACGTAATGCTTGCCCACAATGCCGAAAATCAGGGGCATCTTGTTGTCGAAAATATTGTAAACAATACCAAACATGAAAAAACCGATGTTATTCCTTCCTGTGTATACTCAACACCTGAGATTGCAGGTGTCGGTCTTTCGGAAAAAGAGGCAGAAGCTAAGGGTATAACCGTAAAAATCGGTAAGGTTCCTATGGGTTCAAACGGAAAATCGGTGCTTTCAGGTTTGGATGTAGGCTTTATCAAAGTTCTCTTTAATGAAGAAGACAGACTTGTAGGCTGCCAGATGATGTGCGATTCGGCTACAGATATGATAGGAGCTATCGGAACTCTTGTCACAAATAAGGCAAAGAGGGAAAATATCTTAAAATCCATGTATCCTCATCCGACGGTAGTAGAAGCATTCTATGAAGCAGTAGAAGATGTCGAAAAGTCGGCTACCCACATGATTTATAAAAAATAA
- the gcvH gene encoding glycine cleavage system protein GcvH, which produces MEIKEDVKYLESHEWFKKEGNIGLIGISDYAQSEMGDVVFIELPEVGDEVTADKACATVESVKAVFEIISPMTGKVVEINEALLDAPEKINEDAFGSWFFKVELTGESSKLMDAGAYKGLCK; this is translated from the coding sequence ATGGAAATTAAAGAAGATGTAAAGTATTTGGAATCACACGAATGGTTCAAGAAAGAAGGAAACATCGGTCTTATCGGTATCAGTGATTATGCTCAAAGCGAAATGGGAGATGTTGTATTCATCGAACTTCCTGAGGTTGGAGATGAGGTAACAGCCGACAAGGCCTGTGCTACAGTAGAATCTGTAAAGGCTGTTTTCGAAATCATCAGCCCCATGACAGGAAAGGTCGTTGAAATAAACGAAGCTCTCTTGGACGCTCCCGAAAAAATCAATGAAGATGCCTTCGGTTCTTGGTTCTTTAAGGTAGAACTCACAGGAGAATCTTCAAAATTGATGGATGCAGGTGCATACAAAGGTCTTTGCAAGTAA
- the gcvT gene encoding glycine cleavage system aminomethyltransferase GcvT has product MKRTPYYETLLAKGGKFVEFGGYEMPIQFAGILKEHLAVRNNVGLFDVSHMGEFYIEGDNAEAAVNALITNDIRGMADGDVRYTLMCNEKGGIVDDFLVYRYNQKKFLLVVNAGNHDKDYDWVKKYLDKSVTFTDRSPEIAQLAIQGPNAPALVKKFIDASAMPSAYYTFKTFQCPKGEVIVSQTGYTGEEGYEIYCPKEWALELFDQVMKAGEEFGIELCGLGCRDTLRLEAGMPLYGHEMTEETLATEVTLKPFIKLEKENFIGKKALEANEAKKIRKGFKMIDRGIARDHDKVFLGDKEIGYVTTGTSSPSLKVGIGHMRIDRGVKDEEVFIEVRGKKLKAKIVPTSFLKEIKG; this is encoded by the coding sequence ATGAAAAGAACACCTTATTATGAAACTTTGCTCGCCAAAGGCGGCAAGTTTGTTGAGTTCGGCGGATATGAAATGCCTATTCAATTCGCCGGTATCTTAAAGGAGCATCTTGCTGTACGCAACAATGTAGGACTATTCGATGTTTCGCACATGGGAGAGTTCTATATTGAAGGAGATAATGCCGAAGCTGCCGTAAATGCTCTTATTACGAACGACATTAGGGGAATGGCTGACGGAGACGTCCGCTATACTCTTATGTGCAACGAAAAGGGCGGAATTGTCGATGACTTCCTTGTTTACCGCTATAATCAAAAGAAATTCCTCTTGGTTGTAAATGCAGGAAACCACGACAAGGACTATGACTGGGTAAAAAAATATTTGGATAAGAGCGTTACCTTTACAGACCGCTCGCCTGAAATTGCCCAGCTTGCAATTCAGGGCCCCAATGCTCCTGCCTTGGTAAAAAAGTTTATTGATGCTTCAGCAATGCCCTCCGCTTATTACACATTTAAAACCTTCCAATGCCCCAAGGGAGAAGTAATCGTTTCTCAGACCGGTTATACCGGTGAAGAAGGCTACGAAATCTACTGCCCCAAAGAATGGGCTTTAGAGCTTTTTGATCAGGTTATGAAGGCCGGAGAAGAATTCGGAATTGAGCTTTGCGGTTTAGGCTGCCGGGACACCTTGCGCCTTGAGGCCGGAATGCCCTTGTACGGCCATGAAATGACTGAAGAAACCTTGGCCACCGAAGTAACCTTAAAACCTTTTATCAAACTTGAAAAAGAAAATTTTATCGGTAAAAAAGCTCTTGAAGCCAACGAAGCTAAAAAAATCCGAAAGGGCTTTAAGATGATTGACAGGGGTATTGCCCGAGATCACGACAAGGTCTTCTTAGGAGACAAGGAAATCGGTTATGTTACCACAGGAACTTCTTCGCCCTCATTAAAGGTCGGTATCGGACACATGAGAATCGACCGAGGCGTTAAAGATGAAGAAGTATTTATCGAAGTACGCGGTAAAAAGCTCAAGGCTAAAATTGTACCTACAAGTTTCTTAAAGGAAATTAAGGGCTAG